GGGCCGGGTCGCAGCGGTGCTGCACGAACTCGGAGGAGGAGAAGAAACGTCTTTCGCAGAGCGTGCACTTGAGCGGCTTCTCGGCGCAGTGGGCCAGCTGGTGCTTCTGCAGAGCCGAGGCCCGCTTGTAGGACTTGTTGCACACCGCGCACTTGAAGGGCCGCTCCGCGTTCTGCACGCACTTGTGCCGCAGCAGCTCTGAGGATTGGTTGAAGCCCTTCTGGCACACGTTGCACTTGAAGAGGTTTTCTATGCCATGCACGTGCTGGTGGTACACCAAGTGCGAGGGCTGCACGAAGCCCTTCTCGCACAGGTTGCACTTGAAGGGCTCCTCGGCCTTGTGCGTGCGGCGATGGCGCATGAGCGCGTACTGCTGCTTGAAGCTCATCTGGCAGAGGTCACACTTGAAGGGCCGCTCCTCGCTGTGCGTGCGCTCATGCTGCCGCAGGTCCGAGGGGCGCTTGAAGGCCTTCTGGCACTCGCCGCAGCGGAAGGGCCGTTCCCCACTGGGCGTGCAggggtgctgcagcagctccgACGACTCCTTGAAGTGCAGCTCGCAGACGTTGCACTTGAAGAGGTGCTCCCCTGAGTGCGCGTACATGTGGCGCACCAGGTGGGAGCGGTGCTTGAAGGTCTTCTCGCACACGGTGCATTTGTAGGGCCGCTCCGAGCTGTGCGTCCGTTTGTGGTGCACCAGGTGGGACGACTGGCTGAAGCTCTTGTCGCACAGTGTGCACTTGTACGGCTTCTCACCCGTGTGGATGCGCTCGTGCCGGGACAGCTCCGAGAGGTGCTTGAAGGTTTTCTGACAGATAGAGCAGCTGTAGGGCTTCTCCGAGGGGTCGAGAGGCTGTGAATGCTCTGCCTCGGGAGGCTTGTAGGTCTTTTCACAGATAGAGCACTTCATGGCGTTGCCATTGTGGACATTGTGGTGCTGTGCCAGCGAGGTCAGGAGGGAGAAGCCCATCTTGCAGACGCCACACACAAAGGGCTTCTGCTCCACCTGGATGCACTGGTGTTCGAGGAGGTCAGTGGCCTGGTGGAAGATCTTCAGGCACTGGGTACACTGGAAAGAGCGGTCATGGCCTGGCAAGCACTGGTGCTCATGGGGGTTGGAGAGGTGAGCGAGGTCGTGGCCACACACACCGCATTTGTGGGACGGCTCTCCAGCCTGGATGGGGGCgtgctggtggtgctgcagaCCAGGGTCCGGCTGGAGCAGGATGCCGTAGACGGCACAGCCCAAGGGGTTGTCAGCAGTGCTGGGCGGGATGGAGTGCTCTGGGAGGGCGGCTGCCCCAGCGTGGTGCTGCTGCGGTGGCGGCGGCTGCTGtggttgctgctgttgctgctgccagctttctgacatgcttgggaaaaaaaaacggGATTTTAGCAGTGACAGCTTCAGCTTCTCAGTTGAAAGGGttcaagtaaaaacaaaaatcaaaagtatCCAAGTTCCTGATTCCCCGTAGCTGATCCCCTGAAGTCGAGGACAGAAAATCCAGCCCACAGCCAGGATCTTGGGAAGCAAAGAGGTGACTGGGACTCCAGAGCCTCCTCCTTAGATCAGCACAAGTTCTTTGTGGACTGatttggtttggctttttctATTTTGGACAAAAGAATAGGAGGCAGAAGCAAGTGCCTTGAAGACAAGAGGAGGCCCTTCTCCGTGATGGCTGCAATGTGCTCGCATTTGGGAAGGGCGAGGGAAGCAGCCCAGGGAGCAGCTCGCTCTGCAAGGAAGAAGACAGCTCATGTCAGGTCTCGGAGGAAAGAAGGGCAAGTCTCTAGTCAACCTCCCCCCACAGCTCACTTTGAAAACTCTCCTGCGTCCCTGCAAAGCTACCAGGAAGCCAGCATGGGGGAGCTAATCAGAACCAGAGCCCCCCTTGCTGTTGCATGGAGGGCCTGGGACAAGGTATGCTCAGGCCGGAAAGTGTCGGGCTCTGCTCAGCCGCAGCCAGGCACGTGTTTGAGTGGCACACTCTCATGAGAGGCAACACAACTGCCCAGGTCCCAATCAGCTCAGCCATTACCCCGTAGGCTGTCAGTCGCTGGATCTCTCAGCCCCGCTGGGGGCACTGGCTGAGAACATCGGGGTCTCTGCATGGGCTGAGGTACACCAAATGCTGTGCAATCAAGAAGCTACTACAGATATCAAGGCAAATCCCAACCTGATCCCACCACAGCTGAAACACCCCTGTGAAGCAGTTCTGCTCCTCCTGCCGCTCGGGTATCAGGCACGTTACCCAAGGGATGTACATTAAGAGATCTCCCGCTCTCCGGGCAGCACTTGTAGACTAGAAAGAGCCAGAGAGCTCAGGGGAAGGTTTGCCCTCAACGTTATCCTATCCACAGACAAAACACAGAACCCACAGGTATCGTGCGCAGCACTCTCTGTGAAGATAAAAGAAGTGTTAAAGCAATGGCTCAGCTGAACCTCCTACCAAACCATGGAATAAAAGTACACTGGAGCCGAACAACGCACACCAGAGGTGCTGCCTGGCCTTGCTATAGGGCATCACAGAGGTTTTGCTCACTGAAAGGTTCCAGTCTTTCTAGAGATGCCCAGTAAAACCTGCTATCAACTTAGAGAAGAATAAAACCCACCAGTGAGCAGCAGATAGCAGCAATGCCAACACACCTCAAGAGAGAGGAAGTGTCCAGGCCttggcaagaagcagcagctagcACTCCTGGGCCAGGAACCCCAGCCCCACAAGAGCACACCCGTTTCTGTATCAAACCGCCTGCCCTCACCCAGGGCAAGTAAAACCTCGGTCTTCCAGGAAGGTGTTTGTTGTATTTAAAACTAAGCAATAAGGAGCATCAGAGGAACCCACTCCCCAGCGTGGCCACCTCCTCCAGCACTCAGCTGAGACCGGATTGTGCCCCACAGCTTGGGGACCACTGGACTGCACTTCTGCCTACAGGGACGCTGCGTTACTTTGTCCGCCGGCACAATTTGGGGCAGTAAAACACCCAAAGGCCCCCACCGCAGCCCTGCTGGTATGCAGGATCTTCTCTTTCTCCTACATAGCTCACCTTGACCATCGACACGAAGGGAGGGCTCACAGTTACAATACCTAGCACCCAAGCTCGACAGGATACAAAACTtcagcacagcccagctgccacCCCAGGCAACGTTAACCGTGGCAGGAGCAACCCAACGGTGAGGGCATCCCAGACCATCCGGCCTAATGGGGAGGGGAAGCTCGCATCCCCCCAGCAGGGAAGAATAAGAAATACCAACCTTGGCTTACCGAGGGCTCTGCACGGGTACCCGACTCGGCGCCAGCTCCGAGCCTAACTCATCCCTCCGTGGGAGGTGGGAAGCGACAACCATTTAAGGAGAGAAGACGGGAAAGCAGAGGTACTTTCAAACTGGAGAAGCGGCCCGCGGCACGGCCCGCTCCGGCATGGTCCGGGCCTCCCACAGCCGGGCCGAGGCCGCCTCAGGGAgaggcgcggcggggccgcggggcgcgggggcggccggggagctCGCAggccagccgccgccgccgcagcccgcgGCGAGGCCCGTCCCGCCGCTCGCCTCTCCCCATGGGACGGGCTCCTCCGGCCCCGCCGGCCTGCGGACAAACGCGGTGACGGCGGCCCGAGGCcttcgccgccgccgcgccgggaggCCCCGCGGTGGAGTGGGGGGTCCCTgcccggccggggccgcccccgccccggcgaGGCCCACACaaagggcggcggcggcggccgggcccctCACCTGCGGCGGGAGGCCCCTGTCAGCCCGCTCGCCGCCGGCGGGACCGCGGCCTGCACGCTCCGCCCGAGCCCCGCGCTGGCGTggcggggggagccgggaggaagagaaggaaggaaggaaagggaagggaaggaagggggcgCCGGTGCCGGAGGCGGGAGGacaggcgggcgggcggcggccgcggggtgcgggagggagcggagcgggccgggccgggccggccgcggcggcggcggaggaggaggcggggcggggcgggccgcggcggcTGCCCCCTGCCGGGCCGCGCCGCCAACAGCGCCGCCACCcgccgccaccggcaccggcaccgccgcgGGGGGGGGCCTGGGGCCGCCAGCAGCGTCCCGGAAGGGCCCGGCGGGCGCCGGCCATGAGGGCCGCGCTGGTGGGGTACAGCAgctcggaggaggaggaggaagaaggggggcGCCAGGGCGGCGGCGCGCAGGGCCCCCCCCGGGCCAGGTGGGTGCGGCGGGACGGGCCCTTCGCGcggggggacggcggcggcgggagcgacCAGGGCCGGGTGAGGAACGTGCGGCCTTCATCCTTCTCATCCTCCTCTCCTGTCCTCGCAGTGCCGGCCGCCCCCGCCTGCCCGTCCCCGCCGGCCTGCCGGGCGATCCGGAGCCGGGGGAGGCCCTTACCGACGACAGCTCCCGGCACGGCGGCCGCGTCCGCGGCTTCCCCCACGAGCGGGGCAGCTGGGCCACCCACGTCTACCTGCCCTGTAAGTAACCGCGGCCCGGCCACGGCGGGACGGGAccgggaggggagggcgggaCGGAGCCCAGCCGGGTGAGGCCCGACGAGCCCTCAGGGCCAGCTGGTGCTCGGCGGGGACGGGAGCCCTGGGGGAGCCGCCTGTCCCCGGTGGGCATCCGCGGCCGATGCTCCGGGGAAGGACCCGGCTCTGACCGAGCTGCCCCGCAGACAGAGTCCAGGAGGAattcctggagctgctggagctgctggtctCCCATGCTCGCACCTACGTCTCCTCGCTGGCTGCCATGGAGGAGTTCCACCTCAGCCTCTCGCAGTGCGTGGTGCTGCGCTACCACTGGATAGAGCCCTTCATCCGCTCCCTCAAGGAGCACCTGGCCTCCTTCCACAGGTAGGGATGGCGGAGCCCTGGGAGAGCACTCCTCGCACCCTTCCCGCTCCCTCGGGGTCTGCCTTTCACCAGCGTCTGCACCCTAAGCCGTCTCTGGCAGCTGCTACTGCACCAGTAAAGCCCTGGGGGTTTTCCTTTCTGCCTCGGGATCCGGCACCAGACAAGTCAGGTCTTGGCTTTCAAGGACCAGGCCAGAGCTGTGCCATCCTCTGAACAGCGGATGGTTTCATTGCTTACATCTGGCTCAGGTGCCTGCTGAGCATCAGCTGCCTCAGGGCTTCTGTCACTGTCTGGGCTTCAGAGGGCTGGAAACCAGGAGGGGACGGGTGAACCTGAGCCCAGAAAGGTTCTGGTTGCTCCGATTCGGTCCGATTGCGGCACACATTTGCCTTTATCTTTCCACAGCTCTGTAGAAATCCTGTCCCCTCtctgtcttctgcttttttcttttctttattttcccacCAGCTGAAATAGGATCTTTTTATTTCAGGTTCTTCTGCGTGGCTGACCAAGTGAAGGTTTACACCAACCAGAACAAAACCAGGTGAGtgagcagcagggcagcctgcctgctggaggagaaggctgGGCAAGGTGCTGGGTGGATGGGAAGCATCACCCTGCCTGTCCCACGGTCACCAGGCTGAGCCATGCGATGGGGCAGTATGCGATCACCTTGTCTCCAGAGGTTTCATACCTTTCCCCAACCACTTGCACAAATTTTTAGCTTCAGCGCTGATTCTCTGCAAACCATTCATCTCGTTCATGGTGGGTGAACCTCAGGCTGCAGGATTTCAGTCTTCTGAAGGGAAGAGATCTGTTCACAACATGACCTGAGGCAGGCCTTTCTGCTGGGGTTAGGTTCGTGCTATGGTTTCACAGCAGCTAAAGGAGGCAGCCGCATTTGCTGCCATCTCCCATCTAGTTTGTTCTGCAGTTTTGCAAACCCTCGTGCCAGCCTAAGCAGCCTGGGGCGAGCAGAGCTGGGGGCCACCTCTTTTGGCAGTAGTGCTGGTTGTGAAATTGCAGTGCAGGTCTTCCAAGAGCTGGAGAGAAATAGCTCGGATGGTGCTAATATTCCCGGGTGTCAGCTCAGAAGCCTGATTCCAACTGAATGGAATTAAGTAGTTTAAATGTCAAAGCAGAGGTGATTAAAATTGTGAAAAGCTGCTGAATGTAGCGGGAATGATAGCCCATGAGAGTCATGGGCAGGACGAAGCGGATCCTGGGTGAGACTTggtcttcccctcccctcctggAGTCTAGAAAGCATCATCCAGACAGTCCTTGAGGAGGTAGCTCTTTGTCACGTCTCTCCAGCTTGGTACTTCCCGTTCCCTGCTTCCTCTCCTACCGTAAAACTCCTCTGGCAACTTCTGCTTTTTGAATGCAGCTCCTCCACGGGCATGGTGCTCTGCCGAAATACCCATCGAGTGCATCCTTTGCCAGGAAAATGAGTTTTCATGTCCCAAAAGGTGCTGAGTTAATCTAGTAAATCTACGTGGTGTATCATCCAGTCCTGCTTCTCCCTGCTACCAcgtctttatttctgtttttcttcagaatatgGTCAGTGTCCTTGAATGCTTAAACCTGGCATTCCTCAAGTTATCTTTTGTTAGGGGGTAGGGAATTTGCCCGGTAGAAATGCAGGGCTACGTATGCTTATGGCTGCGCATTCTGCGGCATGAAAGGATGCttgctgtctctttttctttagGACCTTTATTGGCTTGGAGGTCTCTGCTGGGCATttccagctgctggagctggtctCGGAGGTGGACAGAGTTCTGGAGGAATTTGACCTTCCCACGTTCTACAAGGTGAGGCGTCTCCCACTTGATTCCCTACCAGTCCGGACATGCCAGCTGGTTCCCTGCTAGAGGTCCTTGAAATGTTCACCCCAAATAAACAGGAGCGGGGAGGTTAGCCTCTGAAATGGTCTCCTCTGGGCTGGTTGGTGATGTTCATACTTAACACCTTGAACACGATCCTGCTGAGAATGGGCCTAGCACAAGTCTGATTTCTGTATTGCATCCTGTGCAGGAGAGTAAGGATGTTAACTATCTGGTGGCCTCTCTAGAATCAGGTTTCCAGGGGAAAGGGCCAGAGCATACGTCATGGTCATTGCCCTGCTGTGCCTGGAAGCAGGGTTGTCCTAGGATTGAATGGGCTTAGGGTGAGTGCTGTGGGACTGAGGGCAATGCTTGCACCTCTTCCTTGGACAGTTTTCTGGGGTATCAGTCCAGCCTCTTTGCTTGGTACTAGCTTTGGGGACAGGTTTTGGATTTTGAAGGGCCAAACCCTGATTTCTCTGTCTCCAGAGCTGAGCAGGGGGCTCTTGTGGGTTATTCAGAAGTGACCCACCTACCTGCTCCAGGATGGTCCATGAGAGGTTCTCTGTGCAGTTCGAAAAGCTTCTGCAGAGTTGACCACAGGGAGGCTGGGAACTAAGCAGCCTTGCCCACTGGTGTCCAAAAAGGCTGGGGTGGGGAGCCCAGGACTCATCTCGCCTCTGGCACTGTCCATATCAGCTCTGCAACTGTTGAGCTGGCAGAGGGGGCTTCCAGCTTTGGGATCCTCCCACCTCTGCGATCCCAGGCAGGGCAGCATCACACCAGATCTCCCACTGCAGCTCCGTGCATTGAGCAAAGCCTCCTTTAGCCCTCACAATCTGATCCCTGTTTTGTCTTCAGGACCCGTCGTTCCATATCAGCTTGGCCTGGTGCGTCGGGGACCTATCCGGCAGACTCGAAGGGCACTGTCTGCGGGAGCTCCAGGTGCGTCCCCACACAGTGtggagagcaggggaagagcagagctggtgtCCAGCCACATCTCCACGCTGAGGGCAGAGAGTGGGAAATTCTCTTCACTGAGCAAGACAAACTTCACT
Above is a genomic segment from Harpia harpyja isolate bHarHar1 chromosome 9, bHarHar1 primary haplotype, whole genome shotgun sequence containing:
- the ZNF319 gene encoding zinc finger protein 319 isoform X2; the protein is MSESWQQQQQQPQQPPPPQQHHAGAAALPEHSIPPSTADNPLGCAVYGILLQPDPGLQHHQHAPIQAGEPSHKCGVCGHDLAHLSNPHEHQCLPGHDRSFQCTQCLKIFHQATDLLEHQCIQVEQKPFVCGVCKMGFSLLTSLAQHHNVHNGNAMKCSICEKTYKPPEAEHSQPLDPSEKPYSCSICQKTFKHLSELSRHERIHTGEKPYKCTLCDKSFSQSSHLVHHKRTHSSERPYKCTVCEKTFKHRSHLVRHMYAHSGEHLFKCNVCELHFKESSELLQHPCTPSGERPFRCGECQKAFKRPSDLRQHERTHSEERPFKCDLCQMSFKQQYALMRHRRTHKAEEPFKCNLCEKGFVQPSHLVYHQHVHGIENLFKCNVCQKGFNQSSELLRHKCVQNAERPFKCAVCNKSYKRASALQKHQLAHCAEKPLKCTLCERRFFSSSEFVQHRCDPAREKPLKCPDCEKRFKYASDLQRHRRVHTGEKPYKCPSCEKAFKQREHLNKHHSVHAREQQYKCMWCGERFLDLGLLQEHSVQHTAEGAYQV
- the USB1 gene encoding U6 snRNA phosphodiesterase 1: MRAALVGYSSSEEEEEEGGRQGGGAQGPPRASAGRPRLPVPAGLPGDPEPGEALTDDSSRHGGRVRGFPHERGSWATHVYLPYRVQEEFLELLELLVSHARTYVSSLAAMEEFHLSLSQCVVLRYHWIEPFIRSLKEHLASFHRFFCVADQVKVYTNQNKTRTFIGLEVSAGHFQLLELVSEVDRVLEEFDLPTFYKDPSFHISLAWCVGDLSGRLEGHCLRELQDIVDRFEDSALLLRVQWEEIRCKSGNKYFSFPLR
- the ZNF319 gene encoding zinc finger protein 319 isoform X1, translating into MSESWQQQQQQPQQPPPPQQHHAGAAALPEHSIPPSTADNPLGCAVYGILLQPDPGLQHHQHAPIQAGEPSHKCGVCGHDLAHLSNPHEHQCLPGHDRSFQCTQCLKIFHQATDLLEHQCIQVEQKPFVCGVCKMGFSLLTSLAQHHNVHNGNAMKCSICEKTYKPPEAEHSQPLDPSEKPYSCSICQKTFKHLSELSRHERIHTGEKPYKCTLCDKSFSQSSHLVHHKRTHSSERPYKCTVCEKTFKHRSHLVRHMYAHSGEHLFKCNVCELHFKESSELLQHPCTPSGERPFRCGECQKAFKRPSDLRQHERTHSEERPFKCDLCQMSFKQQYALMRHRRTHKAEEPFKCNLCEKGFVQPSHLVYHQHVHGIENLFKCNVCQKGFNQSSELLRHKCVQNAERPFKCAVCNKSYKRASALQKHQLAHCAEKPLKCTLCERRFFSSSEFVQHRCDPAREKPLKCPDCEKRFKYASDLQRHRRVHTGEKPYKCPSCEKAFKQREHLNKHHSVHAREQQYKCMWCGERFLDLGLLQEHSVQHTAEGAYQVAACLP